A stretch of Cucumis sativus cultivar 9930 chromosome 2, Cucumber_9930_V3, whole genome shotgun sequence DNA encodes these proteins:
- the LOC101217914 gene encoding uncharacterized protein LOC101217914 yields the protein MAADSGTEDKINRICRQVEEFEFCSQTFHQNLKSGSADYIGLTEIANNQVYTKASSTLVYIEQLLRSVSDPTTKKALLVCENGYYAVNEAFVEGIRWFSQKYYKEMLNVERKAPSAQASCTSIFSTTPPPKQNPLFQINRDMRILIAMAIASGSSIS from the coding sequence ATGGCAGCTGATAGTGGAACTGAAGATAAAATCAATAGAATATGTCGTCAGGTGGAAGAATTTGAGTTTTGCAGCCAAACCTTCCATCAGAATTTGAAAAGTGGTTCAGCAGACTATATTGGACTAACTGAAATAGCAAACAATCAAGTGTACACGAAGGCATCTAGTACACTTGTTTACATTGAACAACTTTTGAGAAGCGTAAGTGATCCAACAACAAAGAAAGCGTTACTAGTGTGTGAAAATGGATATTATGCAGTAAATGAAGCGTTTGTAGAAGGGATCCGATGGTTCTCACAAAAATATTACAAGGAAATGTTGAATGTTGAGAGGAAAGCACCAAGCGCACAAGCAAGTTGTACTTCGATATTCAGCACTACACCACCACCCAAACAAAACccactttttcaaattaataggGATATGAGAATTCTCATTGCTATGGCTATAGCATCTGGCTCTAGcattagttga
- the LOC105434559 gene encoding uncharacterized protein LOC105434559: MSLITEDIKAKADELYYGDEMCQIKSRELLKEMDLPNGLLPMKDMEECGIVKETGFVWLKQKKSYTHKFKDIDRLVTYGTEVTAYVEKNKVKKLTGVKAKELMIWLPLCDIYVNQPPNGKITFKSTTGLSRTFPVSAFQVEEEVKVVEEKENKERENKEKEKKEKENKEKEVVNGAVAAAAIEVKEV; the protein is encoded by the coding sequence atgtctctaATCACAGAAGATATCAAAGCCAAAGCTGATGAGCTCTACTATGGAGATGAGATGTGCCAAATCAAATCAAGGGAGCTGCTCAAAGAAATGGATCTTCCAAATGGGCTGTTGCCAATGAAAGATATGGAGGAATGTGGGATTGTGAAAGAGACGGGGTTTGTTTGGCTGAAGCAGAAGAAAAGCTACACTCATAAGTTTAAAGACATTGATAGGTTGGTTACTTATGGCACCGAAGTTACAGCCTATGTGGAGAAAAACAAGGTTAAGAAGCTTACTGGAGTTAAGGCTAAGGAGCTCATGATTTGGCTCCCACTCTGTGACATCTATGTTAATCAACCACCGAACGGGAAAATCACGTTCAAGTCTACGACTGGACTGTCAAGAACTTTCCCCGTGTCAGCCTTTcaggttgaagaagaagtcAAGGTTGTGGAAGAGAAGGAGAACAAAGAGAGGGAGAAcaaagagaaggagaaaaaagagaaggaaaacaaAGAGAAGGAAGTAGTGAACGGAGCAGTTGCAGCTGCAGCTATTGAGGTGAAGGAGGTTTGA
- the LOC101218389 gene encoding alkaline/neutral invertase A, mitochondrial, giving the protein MIALLDNSTMKASCRLLISCRNSGFFGFSPVKSSYTSPHNSCLNFSFKFHSNGRYTSHPFHFSRSQRFLKGTQNCSMARLTYGQSRVITRPCSYSIFPETKSGVSIIARIASKVRDFSTSIETRVNDNNFERIYVQGGLNAKPLVVEKIDKDENIVGEEDSRIEVGSEHVNGENLEDLNKAKVITSKREESDIEKEAWRLLREAVVTYCGSPVGTMAANDPADKQPLNYDQVFIRDFIPSALAFLLNGEGEIVRNFLLHTLQLQSWEKTVDCYSPGQGLMPASFKVRTVPLDGNNFEEVLDPDFGESAIGRVAPVDSGLWWIILLRAYGKITGDYALQDRVDVQTGLKMILNLCLTDGFDMFPSLLVTDGSCMIDRRMGIHGHPLEIQALFYSALRCSREMLTVNDGSKNLVRAINNRLSALSFHIREYYWVDMKKINEIYRYKTEEYSMDATNKFNIYPDQIPQWLMDWVPEEGGYLIGNLQPAHMDFRFFTLGNLWSIVSSLGTPKQNEAILNLIEAKWGDLVGHMPLKICYPALEYEEWRIITGSDPKNTPWSYHNGGSWPTLLWQFTLACIKMGRFEMAKKAVAVAEKRISNDRWPEYYDTRTGKFIGKQSRLYQTWTIAGFLTSKMLVENPELASSLFWEEDYELLEICVCALSKTGRKKCSRGAARSQILV; this is encoded by the exons atgattGCTTTGCTTGATAATTCGACGATGAAGGCTTCTTGTAGGCTTCTAATTAGTTGTAGGAATTCAGGGTTTTTTGGGTTCTCACCTGTAAAATCCTCATATACTTCGCCCCATAATTCTTGTTTGAACTTTAGCTTCAAATTTCATTCTAATGGTCGTTATACTTCTCACCCTTTTCATTTCTCGAGGTCTCAACGGTTTTTGAAAGGGACCCAGAATTGTTCTATGGCTAGATTGACTTATGGCCAATCCAGGGTAATAACAAGGCCTTGTAGTTATAGTATTTTCCCTGAAACCAAAAGCGGTGTGTCTATAATTGCTAGAATTGCCTCAAAAGTTCGTGATTTTTCGACGTCGATTGAAACCCGTGTGAATGATAACAACTTCGAGAGGATATACGTTCAAGGTGGTTTGAATGCGAAGCCTTTGGTTGTTGAAAAGATTGACAAGGATGAGAATATTGTAGGAGAAGAAGATTCTAGAATAGAAGTTGGTAGTGAACATGTAAATGGCGAAAACTTAGAGGATTTGAACAAAGCTAAGGTTATTACTTCCAAGAGAGAGGAGTCTGATATTGAGAAAGAGGCCTGGAGATTGTTGCGTGAAGCTGTTGTGACATATTGTGGAAGTCCGGTTGGGACTATGGCTGCAAATGATCCGGCTGATAAGCAACCATTGAATTATGACCAGGTCTTTATTCGAGATTTCATTCCTTCTGCCCTTGCGTTCCTGCTGAACGGCGAGGGGGAGATTGTGAGGAACTTTCTCCTTCATACCTTACAGTTGCAG AGCTGGGAGAAAACAGTTGATTGTTATAGCCCAGGACAGGGCTTGATGCCAGCAAGCTTTAAAGTCAGAACTGTTCCCCTTGACGGCAATAACTTTGAGGAAGTCTTAGATCCTGACTTTGGAGAATCAGCTATTGGCCGTGTGGCACCAGTAGATTCAG GATTGTGGTGGATCATTCTTCTAAGGGCTTATGGAAAAATTACTGGGGATTATGCTCTACAAGATCGGGTGGATGTCCAAACAGGGTTGAAAATGATACTTAACCTCTGTCTAACAGATGGGTTTGATATGTTTCCTTCCCTGTTGGTTACTGATGGCTCCTGCATGATTGATCGTCGAATGGGTATTCATGGTCATCCCCTTGAGATCCAA GCCTTATTTTATTCAGCTTTAAGATGCTCTCGTGAAATGCTCACTGTGAATGATGGATCCAAGAACTTAGTGAGGGCCATTAACAATCGACTCAGTGCACTATCGTTCCACATCAGAGAATATTACTGGGTTGATATGAAGAAGATTAATGAGATTTATCGCTATAAGACAGAAGAATACTCCATGGATGCTACAAACAAATTCAACATCTATCCTGACCAAATCCCTCAGTGGCTAATGGACTGGGTACCAGAGGAAGGAGGTTATTTGATAGGCAATCTCCAACCAGCTCATATGGATTTTAGGTTTTTCACACTTGGAAATCTTTGGTCTATTGTTTCATCTTTGGGTACACCAAAGCAAAATGAAGCTATTCTAAATCTTATTGAAGCTAAATGGGGTGATCTTGTGGGTCATATGCCTCTTAAGATATGTTACCCTGCTCTGGAGTATGAGGAATGGCGCATAATCACTGGCAGCGACCCCAAAAATAC TCCATGGTCATATCATAACGGTGGATCCTGGCCAACACTTCTTTGGCAG TTCACTTTGGCATGCATCAAGATGGGCAGATTTGAAATGGCCAAGAAAGCAGTTGCTGTGGCTGAGAAGAGGATTTCAAATGATCGCTGGCCCGAGTATTACGACACTCGTACTGGAAAGTTCATTGGAAAGCAATCCCGACTCTATCAAACCTGGACAATTGCTGGGTTCCTGACATCAAAAATGCTGGTTGAGAATCCAGAGCTTGCATCATCCTTATTCTGGGAAGAGGATTATGAGCTACTTGAGATATGTGTTTGTGCACTTAGCAAGACGGGCAGGAAGAAATGCTCTCGCGGTGCTGCTCGCTCACAGATCCTTGTTTAA
- the LOC101218151 gene encoding LOW QUALITY PROTEIN: octanoyltransferase LIP2, mitochondrial (The sequence of the model RefSeq protein was modified relative to this genomic sequence to represent the inferred CDS: inserted 4 bases in 2 codons; deleted 1 base in 1 codon; substituted 2 bases at 2 genomic stop codons), which yields MGKTLTGFHFIDAINEKKPCVNEALGLQVVQFACFQVLHLQERLVSTRKSSKIPDTLLXPTYTLGKRRTDHNLLILVXDLAKLGTELHYTERGGDIAFDGPNQSILYPIISLRDVGFGDRKYVEKLERQTMACLYGVKARAGEKGETGVWVGDRKIGAIGVRISNGVTSHGLAFNVDPDLMSFIKHIVPLWDCXYKDVTXLRKETKEVLPSEEVLEEQLISCFVKLFGYCKTEVEKIPLTELDFSCYKPIILLLSFVNPSYSLPL from the exons ATGGGAAAAACGTTAACTGGGTTTCATTTTATAGATGCAATTAACGAGAAAAAG CCATGTGTGAATGAAGCCTTGGGATTGCAAGTTGTTCAGTTTGCTTGTTTTCAG GTACTTCATCTTCAAGAAAGACTAGTCTCTACTAGAAAATCTAGTAAAATCCCAGACACACTCTT ACCAACATACACACTTGGAAAAAGGCGAACTGATCATAATCTATTAATCCTTGT CGATCTAGCGAAGCTAGGAACTGAACTTCACTACACTGAGAGAGGGGGAGACATTGCATTTGATGGTCCAAATCAATCCATTTTGTACCCAATAATTTCCCTTAGAGATGTTGGATTTGGGGATAGAAAGTATGTGGAGAAGCTAGAACGACAGACGATGGCATGTTTGTATGGAGTGAAAGCTAGAGCTGGGGAGAAAGGGGAAACGGGAGTTTGGGTTGGAGATAGGAAAATTGGAGCCATTGGAGTTAGAATTTCAAATGGGGTTACTTCTCATGGTTTAGCTTTTAATGTGGATCCTGATTTGATGTCTTTT ATTAAGCATATTGTGCCCTTGTGGGATTGTTGATATAAAGATGTAACATAGTTGAGAAAAGAGACTAAGGAAGTGCTTCCTAGTGAAGAAGTTTTGGAAGAACAGttgatttcttgttttgttaagTTATTTGGTTATTGTAAAACTGAGGTGGAGAAGATTCCTTTAACTGAATTAGATTTTAGTTGTTATAAACCAATTATACTTTTGTTAAGTTTTGTTAATCCCTCCTACTCACTCCCATTATAA
- the LOC116401638 gene encoding uncharacterized protein LOC116401638 — translation MTSSTYFLSSQLWLTLFIVLIAVFQLAIAADSGTEDKIKRICRQMEEFEFCSQTFHQNLKGGSADYIGLTEIANNQVYTKASSTLVYIEQLLRSVSDPTTRKALLVCENGYYAVNEAFVEGIRWFSQKYYKEMLNVERRAPSAQASCTSIFTTTPPPKQNPLFQINREMRILIAMAIVSGSSIS, via the coding sequence ATGACttcttcaacatattttttgTCATCTCAATTGTGGCTTACCTTGTTCATCGTTTTGATCGCCGTTTTTCAGTTGGCTATAGCAGCTGATAGTGGAACTGAAGATAAAATCAAGAGAATATGTCGTCAGATGGAAGAGTTTGAGTTTTGCAGCCAAACCTTCCATCAGAATTTGAAAGGTGGTTCAGCAGACTATATAGGACTAACTGAAATAGCAAACAATCAAGTGTATACGAAGGCATCCAGTACACTTGTTTACATTGAACAACTTTTGAGAAGCGTAAGTGATCCAACAACAAGGAAGGCGTTACTAGTGTGTGAAAATGGATATTATGCAGTAAATGAAGCATTTGTAGAAGGGATCCGGTGGTTCTCACAAAAATATTACAAGGAAATGTTGAATGTTGAGAGGAGAGCACCAAGCGCACAAGCAAGTTGTACTTCGATATTCACCACTACACCACCACCCAAACAAAACccactttttcaaattaatagaGAGATGAGAATTCTCATTGCTATGGCTATAGTATCTGGCTCTAGcattagttaa